The following coding sequences are from one Tissierella sp. window:
- a CDS encoding glutamate-cysteine ligase family protein, which yields MNYSKQIQEMVKYFKNSEKTVDNFKIGIEFEHYIVDKDTLKTISYYGKDGVAETLKELENKGWTASYEGEYILGLEKGLKTVTLEPGSQFELSIDAQKEIVDIEREYLGFLEEIIPILEKKNQGIMTTGYHPETKIDDIKLLPKKRYDFMFNYFKTKGSHAHNMMKGTAALQVSLDYKSEEDYRKKFRIANAISPILYALFDNAFYFEGEEWGKYNLRTHIWNNCDNDRSGIVDNALEDDFSYTKYAEYILSRPPIFIFKGKEVVPTGDKLVKEIFDPEDYETSELEHLLTMFFPDVRTKRYIEIRMMDSVPYPLNLSAVAMLKGIFYNEESLELAYDYIKDINIDDIINSKLDIIENGLKGKLKEKTVLEMGKWLVDLAAKGLKKDERDYLLPLEGMLNYDMNPYEITKTKEELGKKKALSWCLLNSNVEMI from the coding sequence ATGAATTATAGTAAACAGATACAGGAAATGGTAAAGTATTTTAAAAACAGTGAAAAAACTGTAGATAATTTTAAAATTGGCATTGAATTTGAACATTATATTGTGGATAAAGATACATTAAAGACCATCTCCTATTATGGTAAGGACGGAGTAGCAGAAACACTGAAGGAACTAGAGAATAAGGGTTGGACGGCTAGCTACGAAGGCGAATATATACTAGGCTTAGAGAAAGGATTAAAAACAGTAACCCTTGAGCCAGGTAGCCAATTTGAACTTAGTATAGATGCTCAAAAAGAGATTGTAGATATAGAAAGAGAATATTTAGGATTTTTAGAAGAAATAATTCCAATACTAGAAAAGAAAAATCAAGGGATAATGACCACTGGTTATCATCCTGAGACCAAGATAGATGATATAAAGCTTTTACCTAAGAAACGATATGACTTTATGTTCAATTATTTTAAAACAAAAGGCAGCCATGCTCACAATATGATGAAGGGGACAGCTGCTTTGCAAGTATCTTTGGATTATAAATCAGAAGAGGATTATAGGAAAAAGTTTAGAATAGCAAATGCAATTTCACCAATACTTTATGCCTTATTTGATAATGCATTTTATTTTGAAGGGGAAGAATGGGGAAAGTATAATCTAAGGACACATATATGGAACAATTGTGATAATGACAGATCGGGTATAGTGGATAATGCCTTAGAAGATGATTTTTCTTACACAAAATATGCGGAATATATATTAAGTCGTCCACCAATTTTTATATTCAAAGGTAAAGAGGTAGTACCTACTGGAGACAAACTAGTGAAGGAGATATTTGATCCTGAAGACTACGAAACAAGTGAATTAGAGCATCTTTTAACTATGTTTTTCCCAGATGTAAGGACTAAGAGATATATAGAAATTCGCATGATGGATTCTGTACCTTATCCATTGAACCTTTCAGCAGTAGCTATGCTAAAGGGAATATTCTATAATGAAGAAAGCCTAGAGCTAGCATATGATTATATAAAGGATATCAATATTGATGATATAATAAATTCTAAGCTTGATATAATAGAAAATGGATTGAAGGGCAAACTTAAGGAAAAGACTGTATTAGAAATGGGAAAATGGCTTGTGGATTTAGCAGCTAAAGGTCTAAAGAAAGATGAAAGGGACTATCTATTACCCCTTGAAGGTATGTTAAACTATGATATGAACCCTTATGAAATAACAAAAACTAAAGAGGAATTAGGCAAGAAAAAAGCTTTAAGCTGGTGCTTATTAAATAGTAATGTGGAGATGATATAA
- a CDS encoding glutathionylspermidine synthase family protein: MKWKSINDEYIKLIRSNPDKYLEDYKLTVEKVANSTAQYKGKPVPFLYHPMFFTEEDVNVFSKISQILMSITNKVTDKYLESETFRKKFEFSQLLEDLIFVDNGYDINVPIGRFDLFYEDQDNFKFCEFNTDGSSAMNEDNTIGNILLSTEGLKDFGEKYNLSLFELIDKWVDDSISIFKKWNSEIEKPNVAIVDFIESGTSAEFKVFQEAFNKKGYNAIIADPRNLTYKNGNLYFEDYKIDLVYRRIVTFELIEKASEIPDFIEAYKNKAFCCIGSIKSQIVHNKIIFKILHDEDTLEFLSEEERDFIKKHMPITGLFKDSKDIYNMVLDNKDKYIMKPLDLNASQGVYAGRDLTQEEWKERLDKDWDTDYLYQEFFEPFKREHILFEDGEIKVDKFKSIVGLFIYKEKFAGIYTRIGKNNIISGVTNYYTLPNILVK; this comes from the coding sequence ATGAAATGGAAATCTATAAACGATGAGTATATTAAACTTATAAGGTCTAATCCAGATAAGTATTTAGAGGATTATAAACTAACAGTAGAAAAGGTGGCAAATTCAACTGCACAATATAAGGGTAAACCTGTACCTTTTCTTTATCACCCTATGTTCTTTACAGAGGAAGATGTAAATGTCTTTAGCAAAATCAGCCAGATATTGATGTCCATTACAAACAAGGTAACTGACAAATATCTAGAATCAGAGACATTTAGAAAGAAATTTGAATTTAGTCAGCTTCTAGAGGACTTAATATTCGTTGATAATGGATATGATATTAATGTTCCCATAGGAAGATTTGACCTTTTTTACGAAGACCAAGATAATTTTAAGTTTTGTGAATTTAATACTGATGGTTCCTCAGCTATGAATGAGGACAACACTATAGGAAATATACTTCTTAGTACTGAAGGATTAAAAGATTTTGGTGAAAAATACAACCTGTCTTTATTTGAGCTAATTGATAAATGGGTTGACGATAGTATTAGCATATTTAAAAAATGGAATAGTGAAATTGAAAAGCCAAATGTAGCAATAGTAGACTTCATAGAGAGTGGTACATCAGCAGAATTCAAAGTATTTCAAGAAGCCTTTAATAAAAAGGGATATAATGCAATAATAGCAGATCCTAGGAATTTGACATATAAGAATGGCAACCTTTACTTTGAAGATTATAAAATTGATTTAGTATATAGAAGAATAGTTACCTTTGAATTAATTGAGAAGGCTAGTGAGATACCAGATTTTATTGAAGCCTATAAAAATAAGGCATTCTGCTGTATAGGATCTATCAAGTCTCAAATAGTTCACAATAAGATTATATTTAAAATATTACATGATGAAGATACATTGGAGTTTTTATCTGAAGAAGAAAGAGATTTCATCAAGAAACATATGCCAATTACAGGATTGTTTAAGGATAGCAAGGATATATATAATATGGTCTTAGATAATAAAGATAAATATATAATGAAGCCCTTAGATTTAAATGCATCCCAAGGAGTTTATGCTGGCAGAGATTTAACTCAAGAAGAATGGAAGGAAAGATTGGATAAAGACTGGGATACAGACTATCTATATCAAGAATTCTTTGAGCCATTTAAAAGAGAACATATACTGTTTGAAGATGGTGAAATTAAAGTAGATAAATTCAAATCAATAGTAGGACTCTTTATATATAAAGAAAAATTCGCAGGTATTTATACTAGAATAGGTAAAAATAATATAATATCAGGAGTGACAAATTATTATACTTTGCCAAATATATTGGTTAAGTAA
- a CDS encoding GntR family transcriptional regulator, giving the protein MLDLSSDKSIYVQIAELIENEILIGNLNEEEQAPSTNQFAKIYQINPATAGKGLNILVDEGILYKKRGIGMFVAEGARKKIIKKRQLSFFKEILPEIIMEADRLEISIDELIDYIKELRGGK; this is encoded by the coding sequence TTGTTAGATTTAAGTTCGGATAAATCAATTTATGTACAGATTGCAGAACTAATAGAGAATGAAATATTAATAGGAAATTTAAATGAGGAAGAACAAGCACCTTCCACAAATCAATTTGCAAAGATATATCAGATAAATCCAGCAACCGCAGGAAAGGGGCTGAATATCTTGGTGGATGAAGGAATATTGTATAAGAAAAGAGGTATAGGAATGTTTGTTGCAGAAGGAGCAAGAAAGAAGATAATAAAAAAGAGACAGCTTTCGTTTTTTAAAGAAATATTACCTGAGATAATTATGGAAGCAGATAGATTAGAAATAAGTATAGATGAACTGATTGATTACATTAAGGAATTAAGGGGAGGGAAATAA
- a CDS encoding ABC transporter ATP-binding protein, whose protein sequence is MLEIKDLNKSYGKTKVLRDINIDIEENKIYGLLGRNGVGKTTLLNLISSQILRNSGEIKLDDKEIFENSKAMEDLCLIKDFPTSIKEKKVKHILALAKIIYKNWDEEYENYLIKEFNLNIKRKFLKLSTGNQTIVGLIIGLASRSRLTMFDEPTLGLDAAMRYKFYNLLLEDFEKNPRTIIISTHLIDEVANLFEEVIILSNERVALKDNVNSLVERSYFLSGQEDIINSVVKDKRVIHKEEFGSTRIVGIYGELRDDEIKHIKNSNIEISNIPLQKLFIYLTENIEEEANFNGIK, encoded by the coding sequence ATGCTTGAAATCAAAGATTTAAATAAATCATATGGAAAGACTAAAGTTCTAAGGGATATAAATATAGATATTGAAGAAAATAAGATATACGGCTTACTTGGCAGAAATGGAGTGGGAAAGACTACCTTGCTAAATTTGATATCCAGCCAAATTTTAAGAAACAGTGGAGAAATCAAATTAGATGATAAAGAAATATTCGAGAACTCCAAAGCAATGGAAGATCTTTGCTTGATAAAGGATTTCCCTACATCCATTAAAGAAAAAAAGGTAAAACATATATTGGCCTTGGCAAAAATTATTTATAAAAATTGGGATGAAGAGTATGAAAATTACCTAATAAAAGAATTTAATTTAAATATAAAGAGAAAGTTCTTAAAACTTTCAACAGGAAATCAAACCATTGTAGGACTAATAATAGGCTTAGCGTCAAGGTCTAGGCTCACTATGTTTGATGAACCAACATTAGGTCTTGATGCGGCCATGAGGTATAAATTTTATAATTTGCTTCTGGAAGACTTTGAGAAGAACCCAAGGACTATAATAATATCTACTCATTTAATAGATGAAGTAGCTAATCTATTCGAAGAAGTAATTATTCTTAGTAATGAAAGGGTTGCCTTAAAAGATAATGTAAATTCACTTGTGGAAAGATCATACTTCTTATCTGGCCAAGAAGATATAATTAATTCAGTTGTAAAGGATAAGAGAGTAATTCATAAAGAAGAATTTGGCTCAACTAGGATTGTAGGAATATATGGTGAATTAAGGGATGATGAAATTAAACATATAAAAAATAGCAATATAGAAATAAGTAATATACCACTTCAAAAGTTGTTTATATATCTTACTGAAAACATAGAAGAGGAGGCGAATTTCAATGGAATCAAATAA
- the trkA gene encoding Trk system potassium transporter TrkA, translated as MKIMVVGAGKLGYRLAESMVLEDIDVTVIDNNGRVIDFVNEHLDVLTVTGNGIDINILRELNINQYHLLVACTDSDETNTLICSLAKKLGCESTIARIRNPEYMQQLDFIKTEMGIDHIVNPDLATAQVIEKYLLKSYNFYSGDFASGKVQMIDVNIEYMEDFVGKKLIELDDFDGLLITAISRDGNVIIPDGSTELLANDIIHVVGKSDRIKDLNNRFTQDITKKDIERVMILGGSNIGLYLARILSKTNISVTLVEKDRVRCQELSETLENILIIHGDGTDVNLLDEERISSMDAFVGVTGYDEENLLTALMAKQSGVPKTIAKISRPNYSKIIDRLGINAAFNPIHITVSNILKYIRGGKIVSVSLLIGGDGEVTEIIVGKDLPIVGKTLEELKLPKGIIIGAIVHNGKVTIPNGKSIIQANDRVVVFCLTENLPTLKIFHNPHKGGVLSELWNRTKGIR; from the coding sequence ATGAAAATAATGGTAGTGGGTGCTGGAAAGCTTGGATATAGATTAGCTGAGTCTATGGTATTAGAGGATATAGATGTAACTGTAATTGATAACAATGGAAGAGTAATTGATTTTGTAAATGAACATTTGGATGTTTTAACTGTTACAGGAAATGGTATTGATATAAATATTCTTAGGGAATTGAATATAAATCAATATCATTTACTTGTGGCATGTACTGATAGTGATGAAACAAATACTCTTATTTGTTCCTTAGCAAAGAAACTAGGATGTGAAAGTACAATAGCTCGTATTAGAAATCCTGAGTATATGCAACAATTGGATTTTATAAAAACTGAAATGGGTATTGATCATATAGTTAATCCTGATTTAGCTACAGCTCAAGTAATTGAAAAATACTTGCTGAAAAGCTATAATTTTTATTCTGGTGATTTTGCAAGCGGAAAAGTACAGATGATTGATGTAAATATTGAATATATGGAAGATTTTGTTGGGAAAAAGCTAATTGAATTGGACGACTTTGATGGATTATTAATTACGGCCATATCCAGAGATGGAAATGTAATAATTCCTGATGGTTCTACAGAACTATTAGCAAATGATATAATTCATGTAGTAGGCAAAAGTGATAGAATTAAAGATTTGAATAATAGATTTACACAAGATATAACTAAAAAGGATATAGAAAGAGTTATGATCCTTGGAGGTAGTAATATTGGACTTTACCTAGCTCGAATCCTATCTAAGACCAATATATCAGTTACTTTAGTTGAAAAGGACAGAGTAAGGTGCCAAGAACTATCAGAAACCTTAGAGAACATACTAATTATTCATGGAGATGGAACAGATGTTAATCTGTTAGATGAAGAGAGAATATCTTCTATGGACGCATTTGTAGGTGTAACCGGATATGATGAAGAAAATTTGCTAACAGCTTTAATGGCCAAACAATCAGGAGTTCCAAAGACCATAGCAAAAATAAGTAGACCGAATTATTCTAAGATAATAGATAGATTAGGTATAAATGCAGCTTTTAATCCAATTCATATAACTGTGAGTAATATATTAAAGTATATACGTGGTGGGAAAATAGTATCAGTTTCTCTTTTAATAGGTGGAGATGGAGAGGTTACAGAAATAATTGTAGGGAAAGATTTGCCTATAGTTGGCAAGACTTTAGAAGAATTGAAATTGCCTAAAGGGATTATAATTGGCGCTATTGTGCATAATGGTAAGGTTACAATACCTAATGGAAAATCCATAATTCAAGCTAATGATAGAGTCGTGGTATTTTGCTTAACAGAAAATCTACCAACCCTAAAGATATTTCATAATCCGCATAAGGGAGGGGTATTAAGTGAATTATGGAATCGTACGAAAGGTATTAGGTAG
- a CDS encoding TrkH family potassium uptake protein, with translation MNYGIVRKVLGSLLLLESLLMMPSLLIAIYTNQVDKLAFLVTILATGIIGYFLFRCKTYNKHINAKEGLAIVSLGWILISIFGAIPLYISGSTPTYIDAIFEIVSGFTTTGATVIPNVEILPMGILFWRSFTHWIGGMGILVFTLALLPALGIGGFQIFKAESPGPIAGKIAPRIKDTAKILYVTYFSITMIQVMLLKFGGMTWFESFVYTFGTVGTGGFSTMNASVGAYNSTYIHLVIGSFMVLSGVNFSLYYSLFKGKVKDVFRDEELRLYFIIVSTAVAAIGLNLLKTSYSSIGLAFRDSFFQVSSIITTTGYSTANFDIWPTFSKGILLLLMFIGASAGSTAGGMKVIRILVILKLIKREILKIFHPRAVIPVKINGKVLHNETIAGIYSFTGLYIIIFALSTILVSLEGVDLESAISSVAATLGNIGPGLGFVGPTSTFDGYSQIAKAFFSLLMLLGRLELFTVIALFAPKNWRREI, from the coding sequence GTGAATTATGGAATCGTACGAAAGGTATTAGGTAGTTTATTATTACTAGAATCATTATTAATGATGCCTTCGTTATTAATAGCTATATATACAAATCAAGTAGATAAGCTAGCATTTCTAGTAACTATATTAGCAACAGGGATAATTGGATATTTTTTATTTAGATGCAAAACTTATAATAAACATATTAATGCAAAAGAAGGATTAGCCATAGTATCCTTAGGCTGGATATTAATATCTATTTTTGGTGCTATACCCTTATATATATCAGGCAGTACTCCGACATATATAGATGCAATTTTTGAAATAGTATCTGGATTTACAACTACAGGTGCAACAGTAATACCAAATGTTGAAATTTTACCAATGGGTATTTTGTTTTGGCGTTCTTTTACACATTGGATTGGTGGTATGGGAATTTTAGTTTTTACTTTGGCATTATTGCCAGCCTTAGGTATAGGAGGATTCCAAATATTTAAAGCAGAAAGTCCTGGACCTATTGCAGGTAAAATAGCTCCAAGAATAAAGGATACTGCTAAAATACTTTATGTTACCTATTTTTCTATTACTATGATTCAAGTTATGTTATTGAAATTCGGTGGGATGACATGGTTTGAGTCTTTTGTATATACATTTGGTACAGTGGGAACGGGTGGGTTTTCTACAATGAATGCCAGTGTAGGAGCTTATAATAGCACTTATATTCATCTTGTAATAGGAAGTTTTATGGTCCTTTCAGGAGTGAATTTTTCTTTATACTACTCTTTGTTTAAAGGAAAAGTAAAAGATGTATTTAGAGATGAAGAATTAAGACTTTATTTTATAATCGTTTCTACAGCAGTAGCTGCTATTGGACTTAATCTCTTAAAGACATCCTATTCAAGTATAGGATTAGCCTTCAGAGATTCCTTTTTTCAAGTTAGTTCCATTATTACAACCACTGGTTATTCTACTGCGAACTTTGATATATGGCCAACTTTTAGTAAAGGGATTCTCTTGTTGCTTATGTTTATAGGAGCAAGTGCAGGATCTACAGCAGGTGGTATGAAGGTTATTAGAATACTAGTTATATTAAAATTAATCAAAAGAGAAATACTAAAGATATTCCATCCAAGAGCAGTTATACCAGTTAAAATTAATGGGAAAGTACTTCATAATGAAACTATAGCAGGAATTTATAGTTTTACAGGATTATACATTATTATATTTGCATTATCTACTATTTTAGTATCACTGGAAGGAGTAGATCTAGAATCTGCAATTAGTTCTGTAGCTGCCACCTTAGGTAATATTGGTCCAGGCTTGGGATTTGTAGGACCAACTTCTACTTTTGATGGATATAGCCAAATTGCAAAAGCATTTTTCTCTTTATTAATGCTTTTAGGTAGACTTGAACTATTTACAGTAATAGCTTTATTTGCTCCAAAGAATTGGAGAAGAGAAATTTAA
- the rlmD gene encoding 23S rRNA (uracil(1939)-C(5))-methyltransferase RlmD, which translates to MRIEEIEAKYKAKAPCPYYVKCGGCQLQHISNEGQSIYKQTFVEDLLNSFGKVNDILSMEDPYYYRNKIHSTFSYDKKGQIISGFYQENTHNVINIDKCIIQDSKADEIIETIKGFMKSFKMKPYDEDTRQGFLRHVLIKRGFSTGQVMVVLVVGTKIFPGKNNYLKALVKKHPEISTIIMNVNNRKTSVVLGDEEIVLYGKGYIEDILCGVKFQISAKSFYQVNSIQTEVLYNKAIEMAKLKGNETIIDAYCGIGTIGLIMANKVKDVIGVEVNKDAVKDAIRNAKQNNIKNAYFYNEDAGDFMVKLANENKKIDLVMMDPPRAGSDEKFLSSLVKLSPEKIVYISCNPETQARDLRYLVKKGYEVEEIQPVDMFPQTEHVETVCLLERK; encoded by the coding sequence ATGAGGATAGAAGAAATAGAAGCGAAATATAAAGCAAAAGCTCCATGTCCCTATTATGTCAAATGTGGAGGCTGCCAACTCCAGCATATATCAAATGAAGGACAAAGCATCTACAAACAAACTTTTGTAGAAGATTTGCTCAATTCCTTTGGCAAGGTTAATGATATATTATCAATGGAAGATCCATACTATTACAGGAATAAAATACATTCAACATTTTCCTATGATAAAAAGGGACAAATAATATCTGGATTTTATCAGGAGAATACACATAATGTAATAAACATAGATAAATGTATTATTCAAGACAGCAAAGCAGATGAAATAATAGAAACTATAAAAGGATTTATGAAATCATTTAAAATGAAACCCTATGATGAAGATACTCGTCAAGGGTTTTTAAGGCATGTCCTCATTAAAAGAGGATTTTCTACAGGTCAAGTAATGGTAGTACTAGTTGTAGGAACAAAGATATTTCCAGGGAAAAACAATTATTTAAAAGCATTAGTAAAAAAACATCCTGAAATATCTACAATAATAATGAATGTAAATAACAGGAAGACCTCTGTAGTACTTGGTGATGAGGAGATTGTTTTATATGGAAAAGGCTATATCGAAGATATACTTTGTGGAGTTAAATTCCAGATTTCAGCAAAGTCCTTCTATCAAGTAAACTCTATTCAGACAGAAGTCCTATACAATAAGGCTATTGAAATGGCTAAATTGAAAGGTAATGAAACTATCATAGATGCTTATTGTGGTATAGGTACAATAGGTCTTATAATGGCTAACAAAGTGAAAGATGTAATAGGTGTAGAAGTAAATAAAGATGCCGTGAAAGATGCCATAAGAAATGCAAAGCAAAATAATATTAAAAATGCATATTTTTATAATGAAGATGCAGGAGATTTCATGGTAAAACTAGCAAATGAAAACAAGAAGATAGATTTAGTAATGATGGATCCACCAAGAGCAGGCAGCGATGAAAAGTTTTTATCTTCCTTAGTGAAACTATCACCAGAAAAAATAGTATATATATCTTGCAACCCAGAGACACAAGCAAGAGATCTAAGATATTTGGTTAAAAAGGGATATGAGGTAGAAGAGATACAGCCAGTAGACATGTTTCCTCAGACTGAGCACGTTGAGACGGTCTGTCTGCTTGAACGGAAATAA
- a CDS encoding sigma-70 family RNA polymerase sigma factor, whose product MTEFEEIYNNYFKDVYFFIYSLSKDKYIAEDLTSETFIKAIKSIESFKGKCDIKVWLFQIAKNSYYSYIRKHKNLIELDSMTEKKDEFDIEKSVFSSEESMKIHEILHNLSEPYKEVFTLRVFGELSFKQIGNLFGKTDNWACVTFHRAKNKINEEMRDY is encoded by the coding sequence GTGACAGAGTTTGAAGAAATTTATAATAATTATTTTAAGGATGTTTACTTCTTTATATATAGTCTATCAAAAGATAAATATATAGCTGAAGATTTGACATCTGAAACATTTATTAAAGCCATAAAGTCCATTGAAAGCTTTAAAGGAAAATGTGATATCAAGGTGTGGCTATTTCAAATAGCCAAAAACTCATATTATTCATATATAAGAAAACATAAGAATTTGATAGAGCTAGACTCAATGACTGAAAAGAAAGATGAATTTGATATAGAAAAATCAGTGTTTTCATCTGAAGAGTCGATGAAAATTCATGAAATACTTCACAATTTATCTGAACCGTATAAGGAAGTTTTTACATTGCGTGTTTTTGGAGAACTAAGTTTTAAGCAGATCGGAAATTTGTTTGGAAAAACAGATAACTGGGCTTGTGTCACTTTTCACAGAGCGAAAAATAAGATCAATGAAGAAATGAGGGATTATTGA
- a CDS encoding zf-HC2 domain-containing protein has translation MKVTCNVIRDILPLYAENMLSDDSCAIVVEHIEQCQECKIYLDELKTSKKIPADTNASPLLKIKSKLRKNKIQTVIFSMMFSIMIFVITIAFLTAPEYIPYNETSVIINEIGNGSVLAQFENTVYGYDINRYPTDDNTGYVYHITTWNSIWNRNIKKSNTNNTILNPNGENVVSVYYYQADGSEDKLMYGKEINPDGGIVTLPRLFLTYYTLIALILVAVCGFFMALFHRNKKVLNFTMKIFFLPVSYLLGHLVIKGFTTSSYTATRDFYAILLVMIPTYIAFITAARLIKENNKRKI, from the coding sequence ATGAAAGTTACATGTAATGTTATAAGAGATATTTTGCCGTTGTATGCAGAAAATATGCTCAGTGATGACTCTTGTGCAATAGTTGTAGAACATATTGAACAGTGTCAGGAATGTAAGATATATCTTGATGAACTGAAAACTTCTAAAAAAATACCAGCAGACACCAATGCCTCTCCTTTACTAAAGATAAAATCAAAACTACGCAAGAATAAAATTCAGACGGTAATATTTTCAATGATGTTTTCAATTATGATTTTTGTTATAACAATTGCTTTCTTGACCGCGCCAGAGTATATTCCATATAACGAAACAAGTGTAATAATAAATGAGATTGGTAATGGGTCTGTGCTCGCTCAATTTGAGAATACCGTATATGGATATGACATCAATAGATATCCGACAGATGACAATACTGGTTATGTCTATCACATTACTACTTGGAATAGCATATGGAATAGAAATATAAAAAAATCTAATACAAATAATACTATTTTAAATCCAAATGGTGAAAATGTTGTTTCTGTATATTATTACCAAGCTGATGGAAGTGAAGATAAATTGATGTATGGAAAAGAAATTAATCCAGATGGAGGAATAGTTACATTGCCAAGATTATTCTTAACATATTATACATTGATTGCTTTAATTTTGGTTGCGGTATGTGGATTTTTTATGGCTTTGTTCCATCGTAATAAAAAGGTGCTTAATTTTACAATGAAAATTTTCTTTTTACCGGTATCCTATCTGTTAGGTCATTTAGTTATTAAAGGATTTACAACTTCTTCATATACTGCGACAAGGGATTTTTATGCAATATTGTTAGTTATGATTCCGACATATATTGCTTTTATAACCGCAGCTAGATTGATTAAAGAAAATAATAAGAGAAAGATATGA
- a CDS encoding Fic family protein, with protein MKYMSSKEASEKWKISDRRIRVLCSEGRIEGAIKIGRNWSIPTDAAKPVDARETSKKNYIGLEFDFSYIESLKETIDEHRPFSKGLANSLQEKLIVEWTYNSNAIEGNTLTLSETRVVLEGITIGGKSMVEHLEAINHREAILFVEDLIANKDPLSEWNIKNIHALILKEIDNTNAGKYRIENVVISGAKHIPPKHYEIGDLMQKLMVEYQNEWKAFHPIVRATLIHGEFVKIHPFIDGNGRTSRLLLNFELMKNGYPPIIIKHEERARYYDVLDLAHTTMNYEPFIELVSELVIESEKLWVSVLD; from the coding sequence ATGAAATATATGAGTTCTAAAGAAGCAAGTGAGAAATGGAAAATAAGTGATCGTCGAATTCGGGTGCTATGTAGTGAGGGGCGTATAGAAGGTGCTATAAAAATTGGTCGAAATTGGTCTATACCTACCGATGCGGCAAAACCTGTGGACGCAAGGGAAACAAGTAAGAAGAACTACATTGGATTGGAATTTGATTTCAGTTATATAGAGTCACTTAAGGAAACTATAGACGAGCACAGACCTTTTTCCAAAGGCCTTGCCAATTCACTTCAGGAGAAACTCATTGTTGAATGGACATATAATAGCAATGCCATAGAGGGAAATACTCTGACACTGTCAGAGACCAGAGTTGTTCTTGAAGGAATTACCATTGGTGGGAAAAGCATGGTGGAACATCTAGAAGCAATTAACCATCGTGAAGCTATCCTTTTTGTTGAAGATTTAATCGCTAATAAGGATCCACTTTCTGAATGGAATATCAAGAATATCCATGCATTGATACTAAAAGAAATAGACAATACAAATGCCGGTAAATATCGGATCGAAAATGTTGTAATTAGTGGTGCAAAACACATTCCACCGAAGCATTATGAGATTGGGGATTTAATGCAAAAGCTTATGGTGGAATATCAGAATGAATGGAAAGCATTTCATCCTATTGTTAGGGCAACACTGATTCATGGAGAATTTGTGAAAATTCATCCATTTATTGATGGGAATGGAAGGACCTCCAGGTTACTTCTCAATTTTGAGTTGATGAAAAATGGATACCCTCCAATCATTATAAAGCATGAGGAGCGAGCAAGATATTATGATGTTCTTGATCTGGCACATACAACTATGAATTATGAGCCATTCATAGAACTGGTATCGGAACTTGTAATAGAGTCTGAAAAACTATGGGTATCTGTATTAGATTAA